The Cheilinus undulatus linkage group 21, ASM1832078v1, whole genome shotgun sequence region gctttttttctgtaataacAGGTTCATTTTctgagatcttgagaaaatgacagaaattaaTATTCACCAcaggaaaacaacatttttcttttttagaaatgagataaaaaggtgTGGATTTCCAGGAAACAACCTAAAATAACTCAGTTGATGGGAAGACTAAACAAAATGCATGGATGCATAACCTTTTAAAATCCTGTTGAATATCTATAATAAAACCTGTCTTTTGAATGATTGTGTATGAAATAATGTTTGGTTCtgtgatgataaataatttcgGCTGAATTGTTCAGTTAACGCTGATTTATCACCAACAAGGCATTCAACAGTTCATGTTTTCATATGTTAAAGTTGCTGTATGCtgtaaacaaacaatcaaactgactgactgactaactcaCTAACTAACCAACCATCTAACTGACCACCAGGGATGCACTGTTACCATTTTGAGAATATTTACAGAGGGACAGACTGTCTTGTCTTGTGGTGCAGTGGTAAAATATTACACAAGAGCCAACTTATGTAGTTCCATGAAGTCATAtgacaggaagaaaaaatgcTCTGTGCTCTCTCTGTGTATGAGTAAACAGGGATAAAGATTAATCTGCATACAGGCAAGGCTGCACATAAGGGGGGCTGaagggggagagctttctggggctcagccaaactgggggcccatggaggtcaggaaaatcgtGCTCCATTGTACCGCTAAGCTGTGAAaagcatattttattttttatcagagcaataacaaaatgaatgttattatttatgctgtagcaTGAAACCCTTTTTTAGAAATGTACAGCCCTTTATTTCAAAACAGAATTTCCATTTATTTGGCAATTTTAACAATGTGAATGGGCACACTGATATCAATGATTGGGAAAGTGATGTTAATCGTCATGGCTGAGTCATGATTTACACAAATGCTAGGGTGCCagaaaataaattcaaacaaaaaactgaGACAGCATTAATAGAAAAACTTTTATAATtgtgaaaattggcaaacagGTGGCAGATAggttaaaggttgcaaaaattaccaaaatgcaaccaaaaaagtgcaaaaaagggtgaaaagcagaaataaatggTTATAAGTGTTTCAAAAAAGAGGAGCAAATAAAGAggggaaagtggaaaaaaacattataaaagtagcaaaaaaagtagcaaaaatgtcaggaaaaggttaagagcagcaaaaagggtcaaaaaaggttaaaagtggcaaaactagtCGCAgagaagggcaaaaagtgtcaaaaagttgATGAGAaatttgaaagtggcaaaaattggttaaaagtaggaaaaacaggtgaaaagggcaaaaaagtgttgaaagtCGCAAAAGATGTGgtaaaatgggaggaaaaaccCCATATAAGCAGCAGAATATGTTGAATTAATTACGTCATTGTGCAGATATTGattgtttattttacaattattcagcaaacacttgaaataatttaacatgaaaatacaaatgcaCAACTAGATCAGCCACTGACTCTGCTAACTTGATCATGAAGCAGCTGCTAGATCTGCATTTTTTACACGgtaatttcatgattttaaaatctggcTGCCTGCCACAATCCCCCCTCAACTTTGTGCCTGATTTTTAATGTCCTTTGTTgatatttcatcacttttattccattttaaatataaattataaCACATAATAGACACTGGATAATATTACTCCATCTATGACCCCGTTTATATCTCGCATCAACatctttttcaggctttctgATACCACATGGTTACCTTTAATGTTCGGTGTGAATGCACCTCAATGCCTGGTGGGGATGCTGTGATATCTGTGAGCTCAGACTGCACAGAGGCGCTCTGTTGTATAGACATGCCTCCtcagaccctgcatgcacatatgaggacattacattatGGCTTTCTACAACATTACAGCGGgcggaaagtaactaattacatgtactcaaattactgtaattcaGTAGTTTTTTACTTCTTGAggtttaaccagagtaactttaACCTGAGTGCAGTACTCTTGtactttctcctcctctgttgaCTAAACCTTAGCACACAGCTTTAGCTCGTGTTTCTGATggactgctgttgtttttgatgtgagacacatttgcaccatgagtgaagttacccactgagTTAGAGATACACCTGTGACTTTAGATGAGCCTAAGGGATGAGtgaagtgtagtttaactttgTGTTGTGAGGCCCCATATAGACAATTTTAAAGTGTGGGATTTAGCTCTATACAAGTTACACTGTCAGTTTGGTTGAAAAGGCTTAGTTTTACCTGatcaacctggttggagatctattctcttgttgtgcTTGCCCGTAAGAAAAGataatattttactgtaaaactcTTCAGTAGTTAGTGCTTAaactaaactttaaatcaaacaatttttatttttatgtgagTAGATTGATAGatcagtatttttactttttcttaacTAAGAttcaccagagtaactgtacttttacctgaGAACAGAAGTTGTGTTCTTTTTCCGCCTCTCCAACATAGCACTAATTTCTATTAGAACTTTTGAAATAGTCGTTCAGATTGTTCATTGGTTTTAGTAATTAGCTTGAAATGTAAGGCTAATtatctttttgcaaattttcataaatttaTTTGGAAGTAATCCAACATTTTCCTAGAAATTAGTGGATATATTTGGATTAGGCCTTGAATTTTCTGCATCTTCATgggaattttgaaaatttatttGCAGTATTTTTACAAATTGGATAGGGAATATGGGGGCAGGAGTTGTCCTTTGAAATGTCCAGGAATTTTGGGGGAGAGAATATgtaatttttggggggaatttgcgAAGAAATTTTGGGGCACATTTGCTTTGTAGTTTGGGGTAATTTGCCCTAaagttttcaggatttttttcaatctttaaataaaatttaaaaaaaattcagaatcaatttttaaatgattttttaaatttaaaagtttaacttattttatttaaattttaattttcattataattatttaaaattttcaggattttttggggacatttttaatgtcttttttagaCTATAATATAAAGTTTCAGTTGAAAGATGAGtggactatttttaaaaaaaattgggggACTTTTTTATCAGAtattctaaaatatttttttagcaattttcacagaaattttaggtaatttctttgtaattttatggaatttgttttggtttttgaaaggaaaattcATAAGAAATTCTTAGGAATAAGctgaagaaactaaaaatgttttccaaACAAAAATTCAGGACTCAGGAGGTTGAAGACTACACAGCCAAAGTACATAATAAAGTCTGCTAATAAGCAAAAGGTGTAGCTTATTATTGTCCATCCAGCCTTTatagctgttaaagaggcactcttaggctacattcacactgcattCAAAAATGACCTgaatctgactgtttttgtctagtatctgattttttcctgacagtgtgaacagcacaagtcacattgaatcagacctttttgaatcagattcaggccactttggtatgtggttctaaatcagatatgtatctgatcttttggaagttgactgcagtgtgaactgccaaaaaaaaaaaaaaaatcagatctgagaaaagatcagaactgAGCATTAAGGAAGTGGATTGATGTAGGTAGCCTTGGTAAGCCTGACAGCTAAGGAAAGGATGCATGGGCTGAGCTTGCATGTACTGAAGTGATGTCATCTCAGGTATCAGATTACCCAGCATGAATGTTTaagtaaaaaggaaaacaggGTCTTCTCTGTGAGAATAAATACAAGTTTGATTACggtaaatgtgataaatattgTTGGAGACAGACTTTGCCAAATCATCTTTTACAGAAATCGAACTATCGACCTTCTCTCCAAAAGTCACAGATTCATTTTAAAGATTACAATCCTCTGTCCATGTTTTTGTGGATCACAAGCAGCTGTCCTTCATGATCCCAGGATCCTCCAGTGCGTTCTTCCTGCGAGCGGCTGCCTCCAGGATCTTCTTCCTGGGTCCCAGCTGGATGCGGATGCCTTTCAGGTCTTCATCAGAGCAGAGCATCAGCGCCTCCAGGTCCAGGTGCTCTCTGCTGAATGCAAGAGCAAACTCTGGCAATGAGATGGCCGACAAGAATGCATCTAAAGGAGAAGTTTCCTCATCTTCATCGTCATCCAGGCCAAGATCTTCTTGTTCCCAGGGCACATCGGCGTCACCGTTCCCCTCGAGGCCAGTggcgtcctcctcctcctcgaaCAACTCGTTCTGAACAAGATAACCAAGACTTTCATTGGCCCCGCCGGGGATGTCGTCTGACTCCAGCCCCATCTTCTTCATGAAAATCAGACCTCCGAGGCCAGGTCGGTTGAAGATGGACTGTTTGACTTGGCCTGAGTCTTCGTTGTCATCGTAGTCGTCATAGTCTCCCATTCCTTCATCATCTATGCCTTCTTCCTGCTCATTGAAGACATCCATGAACTCTGGTTTTTCAGAGGTTCCATCATCCTGTTTGCCAAAAAGGACATTTCcatctcctcctgctctctgtaGCGTGCCTTTATCTTTCTTCCCCAGCCTCTTCTGCAGTGTGCCTTTAACCCTGGCTGTAAGAGAGCCTGACTTTTCAACAGCAATGAGCTTGGAGAACTGCTCATTGACGCTGTTTATGGTGCCCCCGTTTGAGAATCCCGACGCCATGCTGGCCTCTGAAACAGACCctcctttttgcattttatccATCTTAGTCTGGTGCCTCTTCTTAACCTTCTCGCACAGTTTCACACGCTTCTCTGCTTCTTTGACGGCCTCTTTCTTCAAGGTGGCGACCTTCTTTGGATTCTtgtttgtctgctttgaggccGCGTCATCCAGGAAGCGCACACAGTCCATACGGTCACGTGAAGCAGCCACGTCCATAGCTGTGTGGAAATCATTGTCGAGGGCAAATAGATTTGCACCAAAGTTGACCAGAAAGCTGAGGATGTGCATGTGGCCATTTGCTGCAGCGAGGTGCAACGGCGTGTTTCCCCAGATGTCGCTTTTGTTGGGGTCTCCTCTGTAAGACAAGAAAAAGATTTGACCAAAGTCATGAACTGTAGGTTTCTATTAACTGATGGGGATCTAATTCATTAATTTATCTGAGAATCCAAAAGATAACAACCAAGAAAGTCCTGGGGTTAAATGAATCGATTATTGCTAGAACAATACTAGGTTAGGCTGACCACAACCATCTGAGATTCCTGTTGTAATGCTGGACAGGGGAGAGGAGTAGCTCCGCCTACTATCCCGAGCAAGGCATCCACAACGTTTTAGACAGAGCATCAACCTGACATgcctgtttcatatatccatgtatttaacatttatctggcaaagctcccatagaaagtgtttgggaaagggcggGACTTGTCAAATGATTCTCAGAAAGctattggacaaacattctgtcagtcaggccaatcagagcaacaagacaaaatgacataAGTCTGTACAGCTTGAACTCTGCAGGAAGatgctgtagtttatgaacaaTGGAGCTTGTtgatggataaaactcatgccaaggccagtAGGGAGAAGTGTGTGGGCCTGCTCCTCCTTCAATAAAGAAATATCCTAATAAAAActatagctaaagctacatctgagctaatagcCTTACAGACAGTCTTCAATGATACTAGCCTGCAATACAACCCAACCCTGCCCGTAACTACTGCTTACTCATGCCAAAGAAAGTCTTAATCTTATTTATTAATGATGTAGGACCAATATATAGCCTTTTTTCTGATGGAGATT contains the following coding sequences:
- the anks4b gene encoding ankyrin repeat and SAM domain-containing protein 4B codes for the protein MSRYHKAAIDGYLDLLKEATRKDLNTADEDGMTPTLLAAFHGHVDALQLICSREGDPNKSDIWGNTPLHLAAANGHMHILSFLVNFGANLFALDNDFHTAMDVAASRDRMDCVRFLDDAASKQTNKNPKKVATLKKEAVKEAEKRVKLCEKVKKRHQTKMDKMQKGGSVSEASMASGFSNGGTINSVNEQFSKLIAVEKSGSLTARVKGTLQKRLGKKDKGTLQRAGGDGNVLFGKQDDGTSEKPEFMDVFNEQEEGIDDEGMGDYDDYDDNEDSGQVKQSIFNRPGLGGLIFMKKMGLESDDIPGGANESLGYLVQNELFEEEEDATGLEGNGDADVPWEQEDLGLDDDEDEETSPLDAFLSAISLPEFALAFSREHLDLEALMLCSDEDLKGIRIQLGPRKKILEAAARRKNALEDPGIMKDSCL